The following are encoded in a window of candidate division WOR-3 bacterium genomic DNA:
- a CDS encoding DUF6754 domain-containing protein, whose protein sequence is MLFLLLVLGMDIQLEVFDTPNDDGSSITLKWQTAGHFQSFEIYRRAANSNDFEKIAEVAGSDREYQDLDLNSGVFYYYQIAGKKDTLKILSQPAGPVRAVVQYFHTARLPMAVCIVFLFSVIIFYIRRARKRQKLFIRKISALNAIEEAIGRATEMGKPVLYVPGIMDIDDPQTIASMSILARVAEKTAEYGTPLYVPTSRSMAMTMAQQVVKEAATRVGRPDWYNPDNIRYITDDQFAYVSAVDGIMVREKPATNLYLGTFYAESLILAETGHSTGAVQIAGTAMPDQLPFFVAACDYTLLGEELYAASAYLSQEPVQLGSLKGQDFGKFIFIVVIIIGVISQLLDWQFFINLFNTVE, encoded by the coding sequence ATGTTATTCCTGCTATTGGTTTTGGGGATGGATATTCAACTGGAGGTTTTTGATACGCCTAATGATGATGGGTCAAGTATTACACTGAAATGGCAGACGGCAGGGCATTTTCAATCCTTTGAGATCTACCGCCGTGCTGCTAATAGTAACGATTTTGAAAAGATCGCTGAAGTTGCCGGGAGTGACCGGGAATATCAGGATTTAGATTTAAACTCGGGGGTTTTTTACTATTACCAGATTGCCGGAAAGAAAGATACTCTGAAGATTCTTTCTCAACCTGCAGGACCGGTGAGGGCAGTGGTCCAGTACTTCCATACCGCCCGTCTGCCCATGGCAGTCTGTATCGTTTTTCTTTTTTCGGTGATCATTTTCTATATAAGACGTGCTCGCAAGCGCCAGAAACTTTTTATCCGGAAAATCTCTGCGCTTAACGCGATTGAAGAAGCCATTGGCAGGGCAACGGAAATGGGCAAGCCCGTATTATATGTTCCCGGGATAATGGATATCGATGATCCCCAGACAATTGCCTCGATGAGCATCCTTGCGCGGGTTGCTGAAAAGACTGCAGAATATGGAACTCCCCTTTATGTTCCCACCAGCCGCTCCATGGCAATGACCATGGCCCAGCAGGTGGTAAAAGAAGCGGCAACCAGGGTGGGACGTCCTGATTGGTATAATCCCGACAATATAAGATACATAACAGATGACCAGTTTGCCTATGTTTCAGCAGTGGATGGGATTATGGTGCGGGAAAAACCAGCGACCAATCTTTATCTGGGGACATTTTATGCGGAATCGCTTATCCTCGCTGAGACCGGGCATTCCACTGGCGCGGTGCAGATCGCCGGGACTGCGATGCCGGACCAGTTGCCATTCTTTGTGGCTGCCTGTGATTATACATTACTGGGAGAGGAATTATATGCGGCGAGTGCCTATTTATCCCAGGAACCGGTTCAGCTTGGTTCACTTAAGGGACAGGATTTTGGGAAGTTTATATTTATTGTGGTGATCATCATCGGGGTGATAAGCCAGCTCCTTGACTGGCAATTTTTCATCAATCTATTCAATACCGTAGAATGA